Proteins encoded within one genomic window of Amorphoplanes friuliensis DSM 7358:
- a CDS encoding EAL domain-containing protein — translation MAASKQSPAPPGATERRTSSAVRRWARICIAVAVVVATFGVVLSTGAGGAVVSKTISNLGLCLAAVSAAVACLFRAALFRGRMRAGWALVGLGVLSWGVGQMAAVWLDTFTGSVPLPSQADIGYLGMILLASAGLLVLPVAAQALANRARSVLDGLMVAASLVLMAWIFVIEPLIEAGGDSALALYVSLAYPLGDVVMVTIVVYMLALQRRRGRNFAHLALVGAGIAAFSISDIGYAYLSLIGAYHSGGVTDIGWFAGFSLILLAATKPVDTGATAPSAEVADTEGGQPFGVLLPYVAVLAALLTSVVWFARTGQSSAFVAYTRSALILLIVGRQLLTLLENRNLTRNLETRVADRTAELYASEQRFHALVQHSSDVVTVVGTDAEVLYQSESVQRVFGYSPKLLTGRRLTSVIEPEAATRLADALRSVSGRPYATTVLELTVRHRDGRLRQAEITITNLLGDPNVGGLVLNTRDISERKELQEQLVHEAYHDALTQLANRALFRERVSDALDTRGDADDVTVLFLDLDGFKEVNDSLGHLAGDQLLVQVADRLRACVREGDVVARFGGDEFAVLISSPRDAGEAELVAQRIVDGLHEPFRIDTRDLHVRGSIGLASFAALAEGDDADDAEQLMRNADLAMYKAKAAGGSSFASYDPQMLAGLVERLELEADLRLALDRGELKLHYQPTIDMNDSRVIGFEALVRWQHPTRGLINPLDFIPIAEATGLIVPLGRWVLTEACRQAVEWAERDNSRPIKMAVNVSVRQFDRSDLPTVVREVLTETGMPADQLCLEMTESVLMTDTEENLAQLVRLKALGVTLAIDDFGTGYSSLAYLRRFPVDTLKIDRSFVERLGEQSDDAALASTIVQLGQSLGMSTVAEGIEEYGQLAALRDMGCTFAQGFYFSRPVPAGEAGRLLLQGAEASSAA, via the coding sequence ATGGCAGCCAGCAAGCAATCGCCGGCGCCGCCCGGAGCCACGGAGCGGCGCACGTCCAGCGCCGTACGACGCTGGGCCCGGATCTGCATCGCCGTGGCCGTCGTGGTCGCCACCTTCGGCGTGGTGCTCAGCACCGGTGCCGGCGGGGCCGTGGTCTCGAAGACGATCTCCAACCTCGGCCTCTGCCTCGCCGCTGTCTCCGCCGCTGTCGCCTGCCTCTTCCGGGCCGCGCTGTTCCGCGGGCGGATGCGGGCCGGCTGGGCCCTCGTCGGTCTCGGCGTCCTGTCCTGGGGTGTCGGCCAGATGGCGGCCGTCTGGCTGGACACCTTCACCGGCTCGGTCCCGCTGCCGTCGCAGGCCGACATCGGCTACCTGGGCATGATCCTGCTGGCCTCGGCCGGGCTGCTCGTGCTGCCGGTCGCCGCGCAGGCCCTCGCCAACCGCGCCCGCAGTGTGCTCGACGGCCTGATGGTCGCCGCGTCGCTGGTCCTGATGGCCTGGATCTTCGTCATCGAGCCGCTGATCGAGGCGGGTGGCGACAGCGCCCTCGCGCTCTACGTCAGCCTCGCGTACCCGCTCGGCGACGTCGTCATGGTCACCATCGTGGTCTACATGCTCGCCCTGCAGCGGCGGCGTGGGCGCAACTTCGCCCACCTCGCCCTGGTCGGCGCCGGCATCGCTGCCTTCTCCATCTCCGACATCGGGTACGCGTACCTGAGCCTGATCGGGGCGTACCACTCCGGTGGGGTCACCGACATCGGCTGGTTCGCGGGCTTCTCGCTGATCCTGCTGGCCGCCACGAAGCCGGTCGACACGGGCGCCACCGCCCCCTCCGCGGAGGTCGCCGACACCGAGGGCGGACAGCCGTTCGGTGTGCTGCTGCCGTACGTGGCCGTGCTCGCCGCCCTGCTGACCAGCGTCGTGTGGTTCGCCCGGACCGGGCAGAGCAGCGCGTTCGTCGCGTACACGCGGTCGGCCCTGATCCTGCTGATCGTCGGCCGGCAGCTGCTCACCCTGCTGGAGAACCGCAACCTCACCCGTAACCTGGAGACCCGCGTCGCCGACCGCACCGCCGAGCTCTACGCCAGCGAGCAGCGCTTCCACGCCCTCGTGCAGCACAGCTCCGACGTGGTGACCGTCGTCGGCACCGACGCCGAGGTCCTCTACCAGAGCGAGTCCGTCCAGCGGGTCTTCGGGTATTCGCCGAAGCTGCTCACCGGCCGCCGCCTCACCAGCGTCATCGAGCCCGAGGCGGCCACCCGCCTCGCCGACGCCCTGCGCTCGGTCAGCGGCCGCCCGTACGCGACCACGGTGCTCGAGCTGACCGTGCGGCACCGCGACGGCCGGCTGCGCCAGGCCGAGATCACCATCACGAACCTGCTCGGCGACCCGAACGTCGGTGGCCTGGTCCTCAACACGCGGGACATCAGCGAGCGCAAGGAGCTCCAGGAGCAGCTGGTGCACGAGGCGTACCACGACGCCCTCACCCAGCTCGCCAACCGTGCGCTCTTCCGCGAGCGGGTCTCCGACGCCCTCGACACCCGCGGCGACGCCGACGACGTGACCGTGCTCTTCCTCGACCTCGACGGCTTCAAGGAGGTCAACGACAGCCTCGGCCACCTGGCCGGCGACCAGCTCCTGGTGCAGGTCGCGGACCGGCTGCGCGCCTGCGTCCGCGAGGGTGACGTCGTGGCCCGCTTCGGCGGCGACGAGTTCGCCGTGCTGATCTCCTCGCCGCGGGACGCCGGTGAGGCCGAACTGGTCGCACAGCGCATCGTCGACGGGCTGCACGAGCCGTTCCGCATCGACACCCGCGACCTGCACGTGCGGGGCAGCATCGGCCTCGCCTCGTTCGCCGCTCTGGCCGAGGGTGACGACGCCGACGACGCCGAGCAGCTCATGCGCAACGCCGACCTGGCCATGTACAAGGCCAAGGCAGCCGGTGGCAGCAGCTTCGCCAGTTACGACCCGCAGATGCTGGCCGGCCTGGTCGAGCGGCTCGAGCTCGAGGCCGACCTGCGCCTGGCCCTGGACCGCGGCGAGCTGAAGCTGCACTACCAGCCGACCATCGACATGAACGACAGCCGCGTCATCGGCTTCGAGGCGCTGGTCCGCTGGCAGCACCCGACCCGCGGCCTGATCAACCCGCTCGACTTCATCCCGATCGCCGAGGCCACCGGCCTGATCGTCCCGCTGGGCCGCTGGGTCCTCACCGAGGCGTGCCGTCAGGCCGTCGAGTGGGCCGAACGCGACAACAGCCGCCCGATCAAGATGGCCGTCAACGTGTCGGTGCGACAGTTCGACCGGAGCGACCTGCCGACCGTCGTCCGCGAGGTGCTGACCGAGACCGGCATGCCGGCCGACCAGCTCTGCCTCGAGATGACCGAGAGCGTCCTGATGACCGACACCGAGGAGAACCTCGCCCAGCTGGTCCGCCTCAAGGCGCTCGGGGTCACCCTCGCGATCGACGACTTCGGTACGGGCTACTCGTCGCTGGCGTACCTGCGCCGCTTCCCCGTCGACACGCTCAAGATCGACCGCTCCTTCGTGGAGCGTCTCGGCGAGCAGAGCGACGACGCCGCGCTGGCCAGCACGATCGTCCAGCTGGGGCAGAGCCTCGGCATGTCGACCGTCGCCGAGGGCATCGAGGAGTACGGCCAGCTCGCCGCGCTGCGCGACATGGGCTGCACCTTCGCCCAGGGCTTCTACTTCTCCCGCCCCGTACCCGCCGGCGAGGCCGGCCGGCTGCTGCTGCAGGGCGCCGAAGCGTCCTCGGCCGCCTGA
- a CDS encoding type III PLP-dependent enzyme, producing MTAALTGTRSQLPDQWPAALSPDCLEVIDMPTPYLVTDLDTVVRRLEAFTAALPGVLPFYAMKCNPAPEILATMRDHGAGFEIASLGELQMLQRQGVDPAGVLYSNPVKPPAHIAAAHAAGLWRFSFDSPNELRKLAEHAPGSAVYLRLRVDDSASSFPLSRKFGAEVHEARDLLVLARRLGLRPYGVTFHVGSQCGNAAAWREAIGAVGQIMADLLDEGIRLDLLDLGGGFPARYTEDVPTIGEIGEMVLPALDELLPYRPGLLVAEPGRHLVAEASVMAVSVIGREVRGTENWLFVDVGAYNGMMETIQLPTGWDFPMWTSVAGHGEIAELPFTITGPSCDSSDTMFYGALLPAGIDVGDIIYIGSTGAYTLSYASAFNGFPPPTPLFVGGPATLPRQTTGEPARAGIPGER from the coding sequence ATGACCGCCGCCCTCACCGGCACCCGTTCACAGCTTCCGGACCAGTGGCCCGCAGCGCTGTCCCCGGACTGCCTCGAGGTCATCGACATGCCGACGCCGTACCTGGTCACCGATCTGGACACGGTGGTACGCCGGCTCGAGGCGTTCACCGCCGCCCTGCCCGGGGTGCTGCCGTTCTACGCGATGAAGTGCAACCCGGCGCCCGAGATCCTGGCGACGATGCGCGATCACGGTGCCGGCTTCGAGATCGCCTCGCTCGGTGAGCTGCAGATGCTGCAGCGCCAAGGCGTCGACCCGGCCGGTGTGCTCTACAGCAACCCGGTCAAGCCGCCGGCGCACATCGCGGCCGCGCACGCCGCCGGTCTGTGGCGGTTCAGCTTCGACTCGCCCAACGAGCTGCGCAAGCTGGCCGAGCACGCGCCCGGCAGCGCGGTCTACCTGCGGCTGCGGGTCGACGACAGCGCCAGCTCGTTCCCGCTCTCGCGCAAGTTCGGCGCCGAGGTGCACGAGGCCCGCGACCTGCTCGTCCTGGCGCGCCGGCTGGGCCTGCGCCCGTACGGTGTGACGTTCCACGTGGGCTCGCAGTGCGGCAACGCGGCGGCCTGGCGGGAGGCCATCGGCGCGGTCGGTCAGATCATGGCGGACCTCCTCGACGAGGGCATCCGGCTGGACCTGCTCGACCTGGGCGGCGGCTTCCCCGCCCGCTACACCGAGGACGTGCCGACCATCGGCGAGATCGGCGAGATGGTGCTGCCCGCACTGGACGAGCTGCTGCCGTACCGTCCGGGTCTGCTCGTCGCCGAGCCCGGCCGTCACCTGGTCGCCGAGGCCTCGGTCATGGCGGTGAGCGTGATCGGCCGCGAGGTCCGCGGGACCGAGAACTGGCTCTTCGTCGACGTCGGCGCCTACAACGGCATGATGGAGACCATCCAGCTGCCGACCGGCTGGGACTTCCCGATGTGGACGTCGGTGGCCGGTCACGGCGAGATCGCGGAGCTCCCGTTCACGATCACCGGACCGAGCTGCGACAGCTCCGACACCATGTTCTACGGCGCGCTGCTGCCCGCGGGCATCGACGTCGGCGACATCATCTACATCGGCTCCACGGGTGCCTACACGCTGAGCTACGCGTCGGCGTTCAACGGCTTCCCGCCCCCGACCCCGCTCTTCGTCGGCGGCCCCGCCACGCTCCCCCGGCAGACGACGGGTGAGCCGGCCCGGGCCGGTATCCCCGGTGAGCGCTGA